From Sphingopyxis sp. USTB-05, the proteins below share one genomic window:
- a CDS encoding DUF1287 domain-containing protein: protein MQQSVLPFQPTRRAFLGAVLAFGVSGEAMALTSAQRLVIAARRQVGVTLTYDPAYTVLRFPNGDVDRAKGVCTDVVIRAFRDALGADLQALVNADMRANFTAYPKNWGLGRPDRNIDHRRVPNLATYWRRQGAALPVTDDPADWRPGDIFTQMVGGRLPHTGIVSDRKDTTGVPLVLHNIGGGTREEDALFKHRLTGHFRWKV from the coding sequence ATGCAGCAGTCCGTCCTCCCGTTCCAGCCGACGCGGCGCGCCTTCCTTGGCGCGGTGCTTGCGTTCGGCGTGTCGGGGGAGGCGATGGCGCTCACCAGCGCGCAGCGCCTTGTGATCGCGGCGCGGCGGCAGGTCGGCGTGACGCTGACGTACGATCCGGCCTATACCGTGCTGCGCTTTCCGAACGGCGACGTCGACCGCGCCAAGGGCGTGTGCACCGACGTCGTGATCCGCGCCTTTCGCGATGCGCTAGGCGCCGACCTTCAGGCCCTTGTAAACGCCGACATGCGCGCCAATTTTACTGCCTATCCCAAAAATTGGGGGCTCGGCCGCCCCGACCGCAACATCGACCATCGCCGCGTACCCAATCTCGCGACCTATTGGCGCAGACAGGGCGCGGCGCTGCCCGTCACCGACGACCCGGCCGACTGGCGGCCGGGCGACATCTTCACCCAGATGGTCGGCGGCCGGCTGCCGCACACGGGCATCGTATCCGACCGCAAGGATACGACCGGCGTGCCGCTGGTGCTCCACAATATCGGCGGTGGCACGCGCGAGGAGGATGCCTTGTTCAAGCATCGGCTCACCGGCCATTTTCGCTGGAAAGTCTGA
- a CDS encoding aspartate-semialdehyde dehydrogenase, with amino-acid sequence MGYRIVVAGATGNVGREVLAILAEREFPYDELAAVASSRSQGDEIEIGDTGKTVKCQNIENFDWSGWDMAIFAIGSDATAIHAPKAAAAGCVVIDNSSLYRMDPDVPLIVPEVNPDAIDGYTKRNIIANPNCSTAQMVVALKPLHDAAKIKRVVVSTYQSVSGAGKSGMDELWNQTRQIFVGDEKDVQKFTKQIAFNVIPHIDKFLDDGSTKEEWKMVVETKKILDPKIKVTATCVRVPVFVGHSEAINIEMEDELSAEDAQRILREAPGVVLHDKREDGGYITPVECVGDFATFVSRVREDPTVENGLNLWCVSDNLRKGAALNAVQIAELLGRRHLKKG; translated from the coding sequence ATGGGTTATCGTATCGTAGTCGCCGGAGCCACGGGCAATGTCGGGCGCGAAGTGCTCGCCATTCTCGCCGAGCGCGAATTTCCGTACGACGAACTGGCGGCGGTCGCATCGTCGCGCAGCCAGGGCGACGAGATCGAAATCGGCGATACCGGTAAGACCGTTAAGTGCCAGAATATCGAGAATTTCGACTGGTCGGGCTGGGACATGGCGATTTTCGCGATCGGCAGCGATGCAACCGCGATCCATGCGCCCAAGGCCGCCGCCGCCGGCTGCGTCGTGATCGACAACAGCTCGCTCTATCGCATGGACCCCGACGTGCCGCTGATCGTGCCCGAAGTGAACCCCGATGCGATCGACGGCTATACCAAGCGCAACATCATCGCGAACCCCAACTGCTCGACCGCGCAGATGGTCGTCGCACTGAAGCCGCTCCACGATGCCGCGAAGATCAAGCGCGTCGTCGTCTCGACCTATCAATCGGTGTCGGGCGCGGGCAAGTCGGGCATGGATGAGCTGTGGAACCAGACGCGCCAGATCTTCGTCGGCGACGAGAAGGATGTGCAGAAATTCACCAAGCAGATCGCCTTCAACGTCATCCCGCACATCGACAAGTTCCTCGACGACGGTTCGACCAAGGAAGAGTGGAAGATGGTCGTCGAGACCAAGAAGATCCTCGATCCCAAGATCAAGGTCACGGCGACCTGCGTCCGCGTCCCCGTCTTCGTCGGCCATTCGGAAGCGATCAACATCGAGATGGAAGACGAGCTGTCGGCCGAGGATGCGCAGCGCATCCTGCGCGAAGCGCCCGGCGTGGTGCTCCACGACAAGCGTGAGGATGGCGGCTACATCACCCCCGTCGAATGCGTCGGCGATTTCGCGACCTTCGTGTCGCGCGTCCGTGAAGACCCGACGGTCGAAAACGGCCTCAACCTCTGGTGCGTCAGCGACAACCTGCGCAAGGGTGCGGCGCTGAACGCGGTGCAGATCGCCGAACTGCTCGGCCGCCGGCACCTCAAGAAGGGTTGA
- a CDS encoding dimethylarginine dimethylaminohydrolase family protein → MALACHSSYASEMTSPYAFTRALCRAPARSAVKGIRADGGPDPDFYGLVAEHEAYVATLRTLGLAVEVLEPLDDFPDALFTEDVALTFPAGAILLRPGAPTRAGEVEHIRAPLAAHHPRLLEMTGPGYADGGDILRLADRVIIGLSARTDRVGAEELAALLGTLGYPAEIAETPPGVLHFKTGCGLIDDRTILAVPALADCPQFAGLEVVTTPPGEEPSANILRIRDTVLVGDRWPATHALLAALGIEIRPLPTDQIAHIDAGLSCMSLRW, encoded by the coding sequence TTGGCGCTGGCGTGTCATTCAAGCTATGCCTCTGAAATGACCAGCCCCTATGCCTTCACCCGTGCCCTCTGCCGCGCTCCTGCCCGATCCGCTGTGAAGGGCATCCGCGCCGATGGCGGCCCCGATCCTGATTTCTACGGCCTCGTCGCCGAGCATGAGGCCTATGTCGCGACGCTGCGCACCCTCGGCCTCGCGGTCGAGGTCCTCGAACCCCTCGACGATTTCCCCGACGCGCTGTTCACCGAAGATGTCGCGCTGACCTTTCCGGCGGGTGCCATCCTGCTTCGCCCCGGTGCGCCAACGCGCGCGGGCGAGGTCGAACATATCCGCGCTCCGCTCGCCGCGCATCATCCGCGTCTCCTCGAAATGACGGGCCCCGGCTACGCCGACGGCGGCGACATATTGCGCCTCGCCGACCGCGTGATCATCGGCCTTTCGGCACGCACCGACCGCGTCGGCGCCGAGGAACTCGCCGCGCTGCTCGGCACGCTCGGCTACCCTGCCGAGATCGCCGAAACGCCGCCGGGCGTGCTGCACTTCAAGACCGGCTGCGGGCTGATCGACGACCGCACGATCCTCGCCGTCCCCGCGCTCGCCGATTGTCCGCAGTTCGCCGGGCTGGAGGTCGTGACGACCCCGCCGGGCGAGGAGCCTTCGGCGAACATCCTGCGCATTCGCGACACCGTCCTCGTCGGCGACCGCTGGCCCGCGACGCACGCGCTGCTCGCCGCGCTGGGCATCGAAATCCGTCCGCTACCCACCGACCAGATCGCGCATATCGACGCGGGACTTAGCTGCATGTCGCTGCGCTGGTGA
- a CDS encoding DUF2238 domain-containing protein, with protein sequence MTGGAAQSKTQKRLLGLLLALLLLAQIDQPYPEVALLQHIPTMLLIVAGPLLLRRWPLSTASVACIVAFMALHTLGGRYAYSNVPYDDWARALTGTSLSDAFGWTRNHYDRLVHFAFGALSVVPVAEIARRWGGLSRYGATLTVLAWVLAISCLYEIFEWLLTIVAAGETADRYNGQQGDIWDAQKDMALATLGAILVLAIPHRDRR encoded by the coding sequence ATGACGGGTGGAGCGGCGCAATCCAAAACTCAAAAACGCCTTCTGGGCCTGCTCCTCGCGCTCCTCCTCCTCGCGCAGATCGACCAGCCCTATCCCGAGGTCGCGTTGCTCCAGCACATCCCGACGATGCTGTTGATTGTGGCGGGGCCGCTGCTGCTCCGCCGCTGGCCGCTGTCGACCGCCTCGGTCGCGTGCATCGTGGCCTTCATGGCGCTCCACACGCTTGGCGGACGATACGCCTATAGCAATGTCCCCTATGACGACTGGGCGCGCGCGCTGACTGGAACGAGCCTCTCCGACGCCTTTGGCTGGACGCGCAATCATTATGACCGCCTCGTCCATTTCGCCTTTGGCGCGCTGTCGGTCGTTCCGGTCGCCGAGATTGCGCGGCGGTGGGGTGGGCTTTCGCGGTACGGCGCGACGTTAACCGTGCTTGCTTGGGTATTGGCGATATCCTGCCTTTACGAAATCTTCGAATGGCTGCTCACCATCGTCGCGGCGGGCGAAACCGCCGACCGCTATAACGGGCAGCAAGGCGATATCTGGGACGCGCAAAAGGATATGGCGCTTGCGACCCTCGGTGCGATACTGGTGCTCGCGATACCGCACCGCGACAGGAGATAG